A genomic region of Nerophis lumbriciformis linkage group LG28, RoL_Nlum_v2.1, whole genome shotgun sequence contains the following coding sequences:
- the mbd1b gene encoding methyl-CpG-binding domain protein 1b isoform X3, whose amino-acid sequence MEEESLPPPGSNPVEKDVGQSAEKTSEPETTIEAEKTSESETTVEAEKTSEAEKSSAAELTGAAQMTGAAERTGAAERTGAAEMTGAAEMTGAAERTGAAERTGAAEMTGAAEMTGAAEMTGAAEKSSAAEKTSEAEKTSVAEKTSEAEKTSEAEKTSEAEKPSEAEKTSEAEKTSEAEKTSEAEKPSEAEKTSEAEKTSEAEKTSEAEKTSEAEKTSEARKTSIAETTSVAEKTTQKNQDATETPSSGAGGETLGEEKNPINDKAKDHVDNPPTDWLEPLDDDEQSEDDQQSMAGESEKSHSFGGSEKAMKGATKRVHTRRKRTHPDEGWVDVPALGEGWRRKEVIRRSGCSVGQKDVYYISPDGNRVRSKVELMSLLTELDMSNFDYKEGMFYNGLPKPRRRGKTKKTQSSQHQDCAEPSLVKKEGADPPKSNHMLPPKDWSKNLYSNQTSFSTQKPTGISYTKAANENVVPSIKIKIHRQVSSLPLPSINGAIGTEENQLKCWRCGLCFFGTWYDRQRKRPYCPSCWASKSNEHPMVRFRKWFPCGQCVGCRTTTNCNQCANCKNGLNSPENRKRICRMRKCISPIRKGSESEEIQPVLPQNDVPELLEDSMSFQEEMTESQQESLKSSNTDNFSAIMDFDDDDDDMSTDDDDDWHRKRKRRACGKCNACLCRKDCGTCDFCVDKPKFGGRNKKRQKCRLRQCQRQAMMSHSEYTSADPLLPGRPRPHYTYSRKTNLKNKKTSVSLDFSDDDLQDLSWSSEPSSSTKHMDINQIDSSKQLVRSILEEQHQAAQRDLGRENSAQFPLLLDEQNERDEDDFHFDADTHMPVEEGKELPMITQIFSLAQKPAENVGDFDIHLKKLLTSLRQTTLPILWYAILVEGPQLQLIQCAKQSTMSDTIVLIDPGFFYQVTVQNQPLASTHTLYNDYPPKLTSVSEVVRLLLGLENYVLCRGLPPKTPFPTNGPITLERASTCDFLVEKRVSICSNCKLLCG is encoded by the exons ATGGAGGAGGAATCACTGCCACCTCCTGGCAGCAACCCGGTGGAAAAAGATGTGGGACAAAGCGCAGAGAAGACGAGTGAACCAGAGACGACCATTGAAGCGGAGAAGACGAGTGAATCAGAGACGACCGTTGAAGCAGAGAAGACCAGCGAAGCAGAGAAGAGCAGCGCAGCAGAGTTGACCGGTGCAGCACAGATGACCGGCGCAGCAGAGAGGACCGGCGCAGCAGAGAGGACCGGCGCAGCAGAGATGACCGGCGCAGCAGAGATGACCGGCGCAGCAGAGAGGACCGGCGCAGCAGAGAGGACCGGCGCAGCAGAGATGACCGGCGCAGCAGAGATGACCGGCGCAGCAGAGATGACCGGCGCAGCAGAGAAGTCCAGCGCGGCAGAAAAGACGAGCGAGGCCGAGAAGACCAGCGTAGCCGAGAAGACGAGCGAAGCCGAGAAGACGAGCGAAGCCGAGAAGACGAGCGAAGCCGagaagcccagcgaagccgagaaGACCAGCGAAGCCGAGAAGACCAGCGAAGCCGAGAAGACGAGCGAAGCCGagaagcccagcgaagccgagaaGACCAGCGAAGCCGAGAAGACCAGCGAAGCCGAGAAGACCAGCGAAGCCGAGAAGACCAGCGAAGCCGAGAAGACCAGCGAAGCCAGGAAGACCAGCATAGCAGAGACGACCAGCGTAGCAGAGAAGACCACACAAAAAAACCAAGATGCAACAGAAACCCCTTCTTCAGGTGCTGGAGGAGAAACACTAGGAGAAGAGAAGAATCCAATAAATGACAAAGCGAAAGACCATGTTGACAATCCTCCTACTGATTGGCTGGAACCACTTGATGATGATGAGCAAAGTGAGGATGATCAGCAAAGCATGGCAGGAGAAAGTGAAAAGAGTCATAGTTTCGGGGGCAGTGAAAAAGCAATGAAAGGAGCAACGAA gcgtgTACACACCCGACGCAAGCGTACACATCCTGATGAGGGCTGGGTTGATGTCCCTGCGCTTGGAGAGGGATGGAGACGAAAAGAGGTTATTCGGCGCTCAGGTTGTAGTGTTGGCCAAAAGGATGTCTATTACATCAG CCCAGATGGTAATCGAGTGAGAAGCAAAGTCGAGCTGATGTCATTGCTTACGGAACTTGACATGTCAAATTTTGACTACAAAGAGGGGATGTTCTACAATGGCCTACCGAAACCTCGACGCAGGGGAAAAACT AAGAAGACGCAGTCGTCGCAGCACCAAGATTGCGCTGAACCAAGCTTGGTGAAGAAAGAGGGGGCAGACCCTCCGAAATCCAACCATATGCTCCCTCCCAAGGACTGGTCCAAAAATCTCTACTCCAATCAAACGTCTTTCTCCACGCAGAAACCAACGGGAATTTCTTACACAAAGGCTGCCAATGAGAATGTGGTACCCAGTATTAAAATTAAGATTCATCGGCAGGTGTCATCCTTGCCGCTCCCCTCCATAAACGGAGCAATTGGCACTGAGGAAAACCAACT GAAATGTTGGAGATGTGGTCTGTGCTTCTTTGGCACGTGGTACGACAGGCAAAGAAAGAGACCCTACTGTCCTTCATGTTGGG CCTCAAAATCAAATGAACACCCAATGGTTCGATTCCGGAAG TGGTTTCCGTGTGGGCAGTGTGTGGGATGTCGTACCACAACAAACTGCAACCAGTGTGCCAACTGCAAGAATGGACTGAATAGCCCGGAGAACAGAAAACGAATATGCAGAATGCGCAAATGCATCTCTCCCATTCGTAAG GGCTCTGAAAGTGAAGAAATCCAGCCTGTCCTGCCACAAAACGACGTTCCGGAATTACTGGAAGATAGCATGAGTTTTCAG GAGGAAATGACAGAATCACAG CAAGAGAGTCTAAAAAGCAGCAACACTGACAACTTTTCTGCCATTATGGACtttgatgacgatgatgatgacatgtcaactgatgatgatgatgac TGGCATAGAAAACGTAAACGGCGCGCTTGTGGGAAATGCAACGCGTGTCTCTGCAGGAAGGACTGCGGCACGTGCGACTTCTGCGTGGACAAACCCAAGTTTGGTGGCCGAAATAAAAAGAGGCAGAAGTGTCGCCTCCGACAGTGTCAAAGACAGGCGATG ATGTCTCACAGCGAGTATACGTCAGCTGATCCTTTGTTGCCAGGCAGGCCGAGGCCTCACTACACGTACAGTCGAAAGACGaatttaaagaataaaaaaacatcAGTGTCTTTGGATTTCTCTGACGATGACCTCCAAGAT TTGAGTTGGAGCTCGGAACCTTCGAGCAGTACCAAACACATGGACATAAACCAGATTGACTCTTCTAAACAG TTAGTTCGTTCAATTTTGGAAGAGCAACATCAAGCAGCACAACGAGATCTTGGCCGAGAAAACAGTGCTCAA TTTCCATTGTTGCTGGACGAGCAAAATGAAAGGGATGAAGATGATTTTCACTTTGACGCAGATACTCATATGCCAGTTGAAGAGGGCAAAGAGCTGCCAATG ATCACACAGATCTTCAGTTTGGCTCAGAAACCTGCAGAGAACGTGGGAGACTTTGACATTCATCTTAAGAAACTGCTCACTTCTTTGCGCCAGACCACGTTGCCAATCCTGTGGTACGCCATATTGGTGGAGGGCCCGCAGCTTCAGCTCATCCAATGTGCGAAACAGTCCACCATGTCCGACACCATAGTGCTGATCGACCCAGGCTTTTTCTATCAGGTCACCGTGCAAAATCAACCGCTGGCATCTACCCACACGCTCTATAACGATTACCCGCCGAAGTTGACCTCCGTGAGTGAAGTGGTCAGACTGCTTTTGGGCCTGGAGAACTACGTTCTGTGCAGGGGGTTGCCCCCCAAAACGCCCTTTCCCACTAATGGCCCCATCACATTGGAGCGGGCCTCGACGTGTGATTTCTTAGTGGAGAAAAGGGTGAGCATCTGCTCTAACTGcaaattgctttgtggatga
- the mbd1b gene encoding methyl-CpG-binding domain protein 1b isoform X1: MEEESLPPPGSNPVEKDVGQSAEKTSEPETTIEAEKTSESETTVEAEKTSEAEKSSAAELTGAAQMTGAAERTGAAERTGAAEMTGAAEMTGAAERTGAAERTGAAEMTGAAEMTGAAEMTGAAEKSSAAEKTSEAEKTSVAEKTSEAEKTSEAEKTSEAEKPSEAEKTSEAEKTSEAEKTSEAEKPSEAEKTSEAEKTSEAEKTSEAEKTSEAEKTSEARKTSIAETTSVAEKTTQKNQDATETPSSGAGGETLGEEKNPINDKAKDHVDNPPTDWLEPLDDDEQSEDDQQSMAGESEKSHSFGGSEKAMKGATKRVHTRRKRTHPDEGWVDVPALGEGWRRKEVIRRSGCSVGQKDVYYISPDGNRVRSKVELMSLLTELDMSNFDYKEGMFYNGLPKPRRRGKTKKTQSSQHQDCAEPSLVKKEGADPPKSNHMLPPKDWSKNLYSNQTSFSTQKPTGISYTKAANENVVPSIKIKIHRQVSSLPLPSINGAIGTEENQLKCWRCGLCFFGTWYDRQRKRPYCPSCWASKSNEHPMVRFRKWFPCGQCVGCRTTTNCNQCANCKNGLNSPENRKRICRMRKCISPIRKGSESEEIQPVLPQNDVPELLEDSMSFQEEMTESQQESLKSSNTDNFSAIMDFDDDDDDMSTDDDDDWHRKRKRRACGKCNACLCRKDCGTCDFCVDKPKFGGRNKKRQKCRLRQCQRQAMRHLLPLQMSHSEYTSADPLLPGRPRPHYTYSRKTNLKNKKTSVSLDFSDDDLQDLSWSSEPSSSTKHMDINQIDSSKQLVRSILEEQHQAAQRDLGRENSAQFPLLLDEQNERDEDDFHFDADTHMPVEEGKELPMITQIFSLAQKPAENVGDFDIHLKKLLTSLRQTTLPILWYAILVEGPQLQLIQCAKQSTMSDTIVLIDPGFFYQVTVQNQPLASTHTLYNDYPPKLTSVSEVVRLLLGLENYVLCRGLPPKTPFPTNGPITLERASTCDFLVEKRVSICSNCKLLCG, translated from the exons ATGGAGGAGGAATCACTGCCACCTCCTGGCAGCAACCCGGTGGAAAAAGATGTGGGACAAAGCGCAGAGAAGACGAGTGAACCAGAGACGACCATTGAAGCGGAGAAGACGAGTGAATCAGAGACGACCGTTGAAGCAGAGAAGACCAGCGAAGCAGAGAAGAGCAGCGCAGCAGAGTTGACCGGTGCAGCACAGATGACCGGCGCAGCAGAGAGGACCGGCGCAGCAGAGAGGACCGGCGCAGCAGAGATGACCGGCGCAGCAGAGATGACCGGCGCAGCAGAGAGGACCGGCGCAGCAGAGAGGACCGGCGCAGCAGAGATGACCGGCGCAGCAGAGATGACCGGCGCAGCAGAGATGACCGGCGCAGCAGAGAAGTCCAGCGCGGCAGAAAAGACGAGCGAGGCCGAGAAGACCAGCGTAGCCGAGAAGACGAGCGAAGCCGAGAAGACGAGCGAAGCCGAGAAGACGAGCGAAGCCGagaagcccagcgaagccgagaaGACCAGCGAAGCCGAGAAGACCAGCGAAGCCGAGAAGACGAGCGAAGCCGagaagcccagcgaagccgagaaGACCAGCGAAGCCGAGAAGACCAGCGAAGCCGAGAAGACCAGCGAAGCCGAGAAGACCAGCGAAGCCGAGAAGACCAGCGAAGCCAGGAAGACCAGCATAGCAGAGACGACCAGCGTAGCAGAGAAGACCACACAAAAAAACCAAGATGCAACAGAAACCCCTTCTTCAGGTGCTGGAGGAGAAACACTAGGAGAAGAGAAGAATCCAATAAATGACAAAGCGAAAGACCATGTTGACAATCCTCCTACTGATTGGCTGGAACCACTTGATGATGATGAGCAAAGTGAGGATGATCAGCAAAGCATGGCAGGAGAAAGTGAAAAGAGTCATAGTTTCGGGGGCAGTGAAAAAGCAATGAAAGGAGCAACGAA gcgtgTACACACCCGACGCAAGCGTACACATCCTGATGAGGGCTGGGTTGATGTCCCTGCGCTTGGAGAGGGATGGAGACGAAAAGAGGTTATTCGGCGCTCAGGTTGTAGTGTTGGCCAAAAGGATGTCTATTACATCAG CCCAGATGGTAATCGAGTGAGAAGCAAAGTCGAGCTGATGTCATTGCTTACGGAACTTGACATGTCAAATTTTGACTACAAAGAGGGGATGTTCTACAATGGCCTACCGAAACCTCGACGCAGGGGAAAAACT AAGAAGACGCAGTCGTCGCAGCACCAAGATTGCGCTGAACCAAGCTTGGTGAAGAAAGAGGGGGCAGACCCTCCGAAATCCAACCATATGCTCCCTCCCAAGGACTGGTCCAAAAATCTCTACTCCAATCAAACGTCTTTCTCCACGCAGAAACCAACGGGAATTTCTTACACAAAGGCTGCCAATGAGAATGTGGTACCCAGTATTAAAATTAAGATTCATCGGCAGGTGTCATCCTTGCCGCTCCCCTCCATAAACGGAGCAATTGGCACTGAGGAAAACCAACT GAAATGTTGGAGATGTGGTCTGTGCTTCTTTGGCACGTGGTACGACAGGCAAAGAAAGAGACCCTACTGTCCTTCATGTTGGG CCTCAAAATCAAATGAACACCCAATGGTTCGATTCCGGAAG TGGTTTCCGTGTGGGCAGTGTGTGGGATGTCGTACCACAACAAACTGCAACCAGTGTGCCAACTGCAAGAATGGACTGAATAGCCCGGAGAACAGAAAACGAATATGCAGAATGCGCAAATGCATCTCTCCCATTCGTAAG GGCTCTGAAAGTGAAGAAATCCAGCCTGTCCTGCCACAAAACGACGTTCCGGAATTACTGGAAGATAGCATGAGTTTTCAG GAGGAAATGACAGAATCACAG CAAGAGAGTCTAAAAAGCAGCAACACTGACAACTTTTCTGCCATTATGGACtttgatgacgatgatgatgacatgtcaactgatgatgatgatgac TGGCATAGAAAACGTAAACGGCGCGCTTGTGGGAAATGCAACGCGTGTCTCTGCAGGAAGGACTGCGGCACGTGCGACTTCTGCGTGGACAAACCCAAGTTTGGTGGCCGAAATAAAAAGAGGCAGAAGTGTCGCCTCCGACAGTGTCAAAGACAGGCGATG AGGCACTTGCTGCCCCTTCAGATGTCTCACAGCGAGTATACGTCAGCTGATCCTTTGTTGCCAGGCAGGCCGAGGCCTCACTACACGTACAGTCGAAAGACGaatttaaagaataaaaaaacatcAGTGTCTTTGGATTTCTCTGACGATGACCTCCAAGAT TTGAGTTGGAGCTCGGAACCTTCGAGCAGTACCAAACACATGGACATAAACCAGATTGACTCTTCTAAACAG TTAGTTCGTTCAATTTTGGAAGAGCAACATCAAGCAGCACAACGAGATCTTGGCCGAGAAAACAGTGCTCAA TTTCCATTGTTGCTGGACGAGCAAAATGAAAGGGATGAAGATGATTTTCACTTTGACGCAGATACTCATATGCCAGTTGAAGAGGGCAAAGAGCTGCCAATG ATCACACAGATCTTCAGTTTGGCTCAGAAACCTGCAGAGAACGTGGGAGACTTTGACATTCATCTTAAGAAACTGCTCACTTCTTTGCGCCAGACCACGTTGCCAATCCTGTGGTACGCCATATTGGTGGAGGGCCCGCAGCTTCAGCTCATCCAATGTGCGAAACAGTCCACCATGTCCGACACCATAGTGCTGATCGACCCAGGCTTTTTCTATCAGGTCACCGTGCAAAATCAACCGCTGGCATCTACCCACACGCTCTATAACGATTACCCGCCGAAGTTGACCTCCGTGAGTGAAGTGGTCAGACTGCTTTTGGGCCTGGAGAACTACGTTCTGTGCAGGGGGTTGCCCCCCAAAACGCCCTTTCCCACTAATGGCCCCATCACATTGGAGCGGGCCTCGACGTGTGATTTCTTAGTGGAGAAAAGGGTGAGCATCTGCTCTAACTGcaaattgctttgtggatga
- the mbd1b gene encoding methyl-CpG-binding domain protein 1b isoform X2: MEEESLPPPGSNPVEKDVGQSAEKTSEPETTIEAEKTSESETTVEAEKTSEAEKSSAAELTGAAQMTGAAERTGAAERTGAAEMTGAAEMTGAAERTGAAERTGAAEMTGAAEMTGAAEMTGAAEKSSAAEKTSEAEKTSVAEKTSEAEKTSEAEKTSEAEKPSEAEKTSEAEKTSEAEKTSEAEKPSEAEKTSEAEKTSEAEKTSEAEKTSEAEKTSEARKTSIAETTSVAEKTTQKNQDATETPSSGAGGETLGEEKNPINDKAKDHVDNPPTDWLEPLDDDEQSEDDQQSMAGESEKSHSFGGSEKAMKGATKRVHTRRKRTHPDEGWVDVPALGEGWRRKEVIRRSGCSVGQKDVYYISPDGNRVRSKVELMSLLTELDMSNFDYKEGMFYNGLPKPRRRGKTKTQSSQHQDCAEPSLVKKEGADPPKSNHMLPPKDWSKNLYSNQTSFSTQKPTGISYTKAANENVVPSIKIKIHRQVSSLPLPSINGAIGTEENQLKCWRCGLCFFGTWYDRQRKRPYCPSCWASKSNEHPMVRFRKWFPCGQCVGCRTTTNCNQCANCKNGLNSPENRKRICRMRKCISPIRKGSESEEIQPVLPQNDVPELLEDSMSFQEEMTESQQESLKSSNTDNFSAIMDFDDDDDDMSTDDDDDWHRKRKRRACGKCNACLCRKDCGTCDFCVDKPKFGGRNKKRQKCRLRQCQRQAMRHLLPLQMSHSEYTSADPLLPGRPRPHYTYSRKTNLKNKKTSVSLDFSDDDLQDLSWSSEPSSSTKHMDINQIDSSKQLVRSILEEQHQAAQRDLGRENSAQFPLLLDEQNERDEDDFHFDADTHMPVEEGKELPMITQIFSLAQKPAENVGDFDIHLKKLLTSLRQTTLPILWYAILVEGPQLQLIQCAKQSTMSDTIVLIDPGFFYQVTVQNQPLASTHTLYNDYPPKLTSVSEVVRLLLGLENYVLCRGLPPKTPFPTNGPITLERASTCDFLVEKRVSICSNCKLLCG; encoded by the exons ATGGAGGAGGAATCACTGCCACCTCCTGGCAGCAACCCGGTGGAAAAAGATGTGGGACAAAGCGCAGAGAAGACGAGTGAACCAGAGACGACCATTGAAGCGGAGAAGACGAGTGAATCAGAGACGACCGTTGAAGCAGAGAAGACCAGCGAAGCAGAGAAGAGCAGCGCAGCAGAGTTGACCGGTGCAGCACAGATGACCGGCGCAGCAGAGAGGACCGGCGCAGCAGAGAGGACCGGCGCAGCAGAGATGACCGGCGCAGCAGAGATGACCGGCGCAGCAGAGAGGACCGGCGCAGCAGAGAGGACCGGCGCAGCAGAGATGACCGGCGCAGCAGAGATGACCGGCGCAGCAGAGATGACCGGCGCAGCAGAGAAGTCCAGCGCGGCAGAAAAGACGAGCGAGGCCGAGAAGACCAGCGTAGCCGAGAAGACGAGCGAAGCCGAGAAGACGAGCGAAGCCGAGAAGACGAGCGAAGCCGagaagcccagcgaagccgagaaGACCAGCGAAGCCGAGAAGACCAGCGAAGCCGAGAAGACGAGCGAAGCCGagaagcccagcgaagccgagaaGACCAGCGAAGCCGAGAAGACCAGCGAAGCCGAGAAGACCAGCGAAGCCGAGAAGACCAGCGAAGCCGAGAAGACCAGCGAAGCCAGGAAGACCAGCATAGCAGAGACGACCAGCGTAGCAGAGAAGACCACACAAAAAAACCAAGATGCAACAGAAACCCCTTCTTCAGGTGCTGGAGGAGAAACACTAGGAGAAGAGAAGAATCCAATAAATGACAAAGCGAAAGACCATGTTGACAATCCTCCTACTGATTGGCTGGAACCACTTGATGATGATGAGCAAAGTGAGGATGATCAGCAAAGCATGGCAGGAGAAAGTGAAAAGAGTCATAGTTTCGGGGGCAGTGAAAAAGCAATGAAAGGAGCAACGAA gcgtgTACACACCCGACGCAAGCGTACACATCCTGATGAGGGCTGGGTTGATGTCCCTGCGCTTGGAGAGGGATGGAGACGAAAAGAGGTTATTCGGCGCTCAGGTTGTAGTGTTGGCCAAAAGGATGTCTATTACATCAG CCCAGATGGTAATCGAGTGAGAAGCAAAGTCGAGCTGATGTCATTGCTTACGGAACTTGACATGTCAAATTTTGACTACAAAGAGGGGATGTTCTACAATGGCCTACCGAAACCTCGACGCAGGGGAAAAACT AAGACGCAGTCGTCGCAGCACCAAGATTGCGCTGAACCAAGCTTGGTGAAGAAAGAGGGGGCAGACCCTCCGAAATCCAACCATATGCTCCCTCCCAAGGACTGGTCCAAAAATCTCTACTCCAATCAAACGTCTTTCTCCACGCAGAAACCAACGGGAATTTCTTACACAAAGGCTGCCAATGAGAATGTGGTACCCAGTATTAAAATTAAGATTCATCGGCAGGTGTCATCCTTGCCGCTCCCCTCCATAAACGGAGCAATTGGCACTGAGGAAAACCAACT GAAATGTTGGAGATGTGGTCTGTGCTTCTTTGGCACGTGGTACGACAGGCAAAGAAAGAGACCCTACTGTCCTTCATGTTGGG CCTCAAAATCAAATGAACACCCAATGGTTCGATTCCGGAAG TGGTTTCCGTGTGGGCAGTGTGTGGGATGTCGTACCACAACAAACTGCAACCAGTGTGCCAACTGCAAGAATGGACTGAATAGCCCGGAGAACAGAAAACGAATATGCAGAATGCGCAAATGCATCTCTCCCATTCGTAAG GGCTCTGAAAGTGAAGAAATCCAGCCTGTCCTGCCACAAAACGACGTTCCGGAATTACTGGAAGATAGCATGAGTTTTCAG GAGGAAATGACAGAATCACAG CAAGAGAGTCTAAAAAGCAGCAACACTGACAACTTTTCTGCCATTATGGACtttgatgacgatgatgatgacatgtcaactgatgatgatgatgac TGGCATAGAAAACGTAAACGGCGCGCTTGTGGGAAATGCAACGCGTGTCTCTGCAGGAAGGACTGCGGCACGTGCGACTTCTGCGTGGACAAACCCAAGTTTGGTGGCCGAAATAAAAAGAGGCAGAAGTGTCGCCTCCGACAGTGTCAAAGACAGGCGATG AGGCACTTGCTGCCCCTTCAGATGTCTCACAGCGAGTATACGTCAGCTGATCCTTTGTTGCCAGGCAGGCCGAGGCCTCACTACACGTACAGTCGAAAGACGaatttaaagaataaaaaaacatcAGTGTCTTTGGATTTCTCTGACGATGACCTCCAAGAT TTGAGTTGGAGCTCGGAACCTTCGAGCAGTACCAAACACATGGACATAAACCAGATTGACTCTTCTAAACAG TTAGTTCGTTCAATTTTGGAAGAGCAACATCAAGCAGCACAACGAGATCTTGGCCGAGAAAACAGTGCTCAA TTTCCATTGTTGCTGGACGAGCAAAATGAAAGGGATGAAGATGATTTTCACTTTGACGCAGATACTCATATGCCAGTTGAAGAGGGCAAAGAGCTGCCAATG ATCACACAGATCTTCAGTTTGGCTCAGAAACCTGCAGAGAACGTGGGAGACTTTGACATTCATCTTAAGAAACTGCTCACTTCTTTGCGCCAGACCACGTTGCCAATCCTGTGGTACGCCATATTGGTGGAGGGCCCGCAGCTTCAGCTCATCCAATGTGCGAAACAGTCCACCATGTCCGACACCATAGTGCTGATCGACCCAGGCTTTTTCTATCAGGTCACCGTGCAAAATCAACCGCTGGCATCTACCCACACGCTCTATAACGATTACCCGCCGAAGTTGACCTCCGTGAGTGAAGTGGTCAGACTGCTTTTGGGCCTGGAGAACTACGTTCTGTGCAGGGGGTTGCCCCCCAAAACGCCCTTTCCCACTAATGGCCCCATCACATTGGAGCGGGCCTCGACGTGTGATTTCTTAGTGGAGAAAAGGGTGAGCATCTGCTCTAACTGcaaattgctttgtggatga